The uncultured Bacteroides sp. DNA segment GCGCAGCATGGTTGACATGTATCGTGAACACGGTTGGTTGCCTAAATGGGAACTTTATGGTCGTGAAACACTGACGATGGAAGGAGATCCCAGTATTCCGGTAATTGTTGATTCGTGGATGAAAGGCTTGAGAGACTTCGATGTAGAATTGGTTTATGAAGCCATGCGCAAATCGGCAACTTTGCCTGGAGATAAAAACCTGATGCGCCCCGATAATGATGACTATTTGGCTCTGGGCTTTGTATCACTGCGCGAGCAATATGATAATTCTGTCTCTCATGCTTTAGAGTACTATATAGCCGACTATGCACTTTCTCGTTTTGCAGCTGCTTTAGGCAAAAAAGAAGATGCAGAGCGTTTTTACAAACAGTCGATGAGGTATAAGCAATATTATAACAAGAAATACGGCACACTTTGCCCCATACTCCCTAATGGTCAATTCTATTCCCCTTTCAATCCGCGACAAGGAGAGAACTTTGAACCAAGTCCCGGCTTTCATGAAGGGAATGCATGGAACTATACCTTCTATGTGCCGCACGACGTGAAAGGATTAGCCGCATTAATGGGTGGAAAGAAAGCTTTTGTAGAGAAGCTTCAACGAGTTTTCGACGAAGGGCTTTATGATCCGGCCAATGAACCTGATATTGCTTACCCCTATCTTTTCAGTTACTTCAAAGGAGAAGAATGGCGCACGCAGAAAGAGATGAAACGTTTATTGAATAAGTATTTTACCACGAAACCTGACGGTATACCCGGCAATGATGATGCCGGAACGATGTCTGCTTGGGCAGTATTCAGCATGATGGGACTTTATCCCGATTGTCCGGGAGTACCCGAATATACGCTCACTACTCCCGTCTTTGATAAAGTAACAATAACACTTAATCCTAAGTGGTACAAGCAGTCCGAACTGGTCATTAATGTGAAACATAAGAGCCCGAATGAGCCATACACTCACAAAGTACTCTTGGGAGGCAAACCGATTAATGGCTTTCGTATTTCACATGACGAACTGTTACGTGGAGGCACACTCTCTTTTGAATAGTGCACTTACAGAACCGTGATAATCACAGTCAACCATTTCCAGGGAAATACATGCCTTGATTTGTTTCTTAGTGATAAAACTAAAGTTTTCTCGTATCGAAACTAATGGTTTAACGGCTTGAAACTATTAGTTTCAAGCCGTTAAACCATTAGTTTTATACCATGAAAAACTAATAAAACTTGTATTTCCAGGGTAAGACACAACTTATTATTCGTGAACCAAAAGGAGGATTAGAAGAGGCAGATAATCTTTTAATTCATTGCGGAGAAGTTCCACTGTTTTTTGTTTGTAGCGGTCAATGGACTTAACACTCAAATTCATTTCTTCGGCTATCTCCGCATGCGTTTTACCTTCGAAAAAGCTCTTCACAAATACTGTTCGGTAGTTCTCCGGCAGTTTTTTTAGCGTTTCGTTCAATAATTCATATAGTTCTTCTAGGGTATAAACACTTTCCGGAGATGTGGCGTAGAGCGGTGCCCGACTATTGCACATCACCGCATAATCAATTTCATAGTTTTGATGTTTCAGGTAGTTAAGGCAACTATTGCGGACGCACATCTTTAGAAAAGCAATCGTCGTTTCTGATTTAAGTTCGAGTTCGTTGCGCTTACTCCACAAAGAGGCAAACACATCCGAAACAATGTCTTCCCGAATGCATGCATCGTCTATGTACCTCTTTGCAAACAAGCAGAAAGGAGCATAATAGTCTTCGTATAGCTTTTGAAAAAGCTGATCCTTAGCATTTTCATGGAAGGGAATTCTCATAGATTTTTCTGGTTCTAGGCAATGTTAGAGAGTGCAAATATAGGTTATTAAATTAAATATCGGTAAGCTAATAATCTTTTTTAGTTAAACTGAAAAAAAACTGTTTTTCCCTGTCCTTTTCCTATCGCATCAGTTGTATTATATTCGTAATTACAATTTAACAAGACTGTCTTAAAGAAAAATATAGACTATATGGAACCCGAAAAATTACTCCGTTATTGCGAAGGGCAGTGCACGCCCGATGAACAGATAGAGATTGAACAAGCTGCAGAAGGCTCGGCGGAATTACGTGAGATTATACGTGATTTGCAGCTTTCTTTGGCTTTGCAGAAGGACATAAAGGAGATGGAAGCGATTGATACGAAAGCTGCCTTTTTGCGAACGAAGCATAAGATAAGTAGCGAGAAGGCAAAGCAAGTGCGTACTCAACTGATGCGTTATGCTGCTATGCTTACAATACCACTTCTTTTTACTTCGCTTTTATTTGGCTATTTGTATCTTAGCGACTCTTCTTCTTCTGAAATGCAATATGCTGAAGTGAGTACGGCTTCAGGGGCCATTATTCGTTATGAGTTGCCCGATAAATCGATCGTCTGGTTAAATTCAGGTAGTAAATTGCGTTATCCGGTGAAGTTTAAGGGAGATAGACGCGAAGTGGAACTAGAAGGTGAAGGATACTTTCAAGTGAAAGCGGATAAAAAACATCCTTTCTATGTGAATACGTCCACCGGTCTGAATGTCTATGTATATGGTACTCATTTTAATGTCAGTGCATATAGCGATGATGACTATGTAGAAACAGTTCTTGAAGAGGGAAAAGTAAATGTAATACTTCCCGGTAGTGAAAATGAAATCAGATTGGAGCCGGGCCAAGGATTGCTATACAATGAATCAACACAAAAGACTAGCAAATCAGAAATGGATGTATATGAGAAAACGGCTTGGAAAGATGGCAAGCTTATCTTTAGAAATGCTTCCCTGGAAGATGTTTTAAAGAAACTCTCCCGTCATTTCAATGTTGATATTCAATTAAAAAATCTCTCAGGGAAAGAATATAAATATCGTGCAACATTTACGAGAGAAAATCTAAACCAGATTCTTGATTACCTAAGCAAATCGGCTTCTTTGAAATGGAAATCTGAGGAACCTGTACAGCAGAAGGACGACACGTTTACACAGAAGAAAATAATAGTAACCTTATATTGATAACCTAAAAATAGTAGTACGCCTATGAGATAAGAGTAAGTAAAAAACAAAAGGAAGAAAGCTGCCTCACAGCCTTCTTCCACAGTGTTGAGATCTCCGGCTAGAGTCTTGCAAATTCGTCCGGACATCATCGTTCAGTTTATTATTAATAATAACAAACTTCAGTTAACCGCAAAGTTATGAAAAAAAATCATTTAATTATTGCATTAAAGCCTAAATGCACTTTAAATCTAAAACTTCCTTTAGTTATGAAGATTAGTTTAGTTTTACTGTTTTTTGTGGCCTTACAACTCAATGCCACAACGGGTTTTGCCCAAAGAACAAGAGGACCTATTAGCAAATCTAATTCCTCAATAGAACAAGTCTTGAACTTAATTGAACAAACTTCTGATTATGTATTTTTGTATAATGATAAAACAATAAATACAAATAGAATTGTTTCAGTAAATAACAAGAGTGGAAAAATTCCCGAAATACTCGATGAGATATTTCATGGAACGAATATTACCTACACCATTGTAGATAAGCAAATCATTCTTTCAACAAACAAGATGAATGCCGTTGCACAGCAGAGCGATTTCACAGTTAAAGGAATGGTGAAGGATACGAAAGGTGAAGCTTTGATTGGTGTTAATATCAAAGTCAAAGGTTCTACTACCGGTACTATAACCGATATTGATGGGAACTTCTCGCTGCAAGCGAAAAAGGGAGCTGTCTTTATTGTCTCGTATACAGGATATACATCAAAGAACATCACTATAGCCGATGCCCGTTTATTGAATATCGTTCTTGAAGAAGATCGCATCCAATTGGGTGAAGTTGTAGTTACTGCTTTGGGCATTAAGAAAGAAGCAAAATCTCTGTCTTACAATGTGCAACAAGTGAATAGTGACGAAATTACACGCATAGCAGATGCTAATTTTGTTAATAACTTGAATGGAAAAGTGGCGGGTGTTACCATTAATGCATCTTCATCCGGTGTGGGTGGCTCTTCTCGTGTAGTGATGCGTGGTACCAAGTCTCTTTTTGGCAATAATAACGCTCTCTATGTAGTGGATGGAATCCCCATGTCCGATATGAATAGTGCTTCAACTCAACCAACTGGTTCTTACGAAGGAGCAGGCCAATCGGGTGATCCTATTTCCGGATTGAATCCGGATGATATTGAGAGTATTTCTATATTAAGCGGGCCCTCTGCTGCTGCTTTATATGGTGGGGTCGCTGCCAATGGAGTGGTGATGATTACTACTAAGAAAGGGAAGGAAGGACGTACTTCAGTCACTATTTCTAATAACACAACTTTTTCTGCTCCTCTTGTATTACCTAAATTCCAAAACACGTATGGTCCGACTGAGGTGGGTAGCTACGATAGTTGGGGTACTAAGTTAAGTACGCCTAGTAATTATGATCCGAAAGATTTCTTTCAGACAGGTTTGAATGTTACTAATACAGCTAGTCTCTCCACGGGTACAGATAAAAACCAGACTTATGTGTCTTTAGGTACTACCAATGCCAACGGCATTATTCATAACAACAACTATGAACGCTACAATGCGACTGTTCGCAATGTATCGAAGATGTTGAAAGATAAACTGACTCTTGATCTTAGTGTTATGCTTAGTTCTGTGAAAGAGCAGAATATGACATCACAGGGATTATACTTAAATCCACTGGTTTCGCTTTATCTGTTTCCGGCCGGCGATGATTTCTCTAAGGTTCAGTCTTATGAACGATATAACGCAGGGCGCCATGTTGTTACCCAGTATTGGCCTTACAGCACAAGCTTGCCTATGCAAAATCCTTATTGGATAACAGAACATATTAATATACCTAATCATAAAAACCGTTATGCGGCTACGGCATCTGTGAAATATGATTTTGCTAAATGGATTAATTTGAATGCGCGTGTTAAGATGGATCGCAACAATGAACGTCGTGAACGCATGTATGATGCCGGAACGAATACTTTGTTTGCATCCAAGTATGGCTACTATTCAAAGAGTAATATTGAGAGCAAGCAAGTATACGGTGAACTGTTATTAAATATTAATAAGTATTTTGTTGATAACACCCTCAATGTGACAGCTAATATAGGCGCAAATTTTGAAGATAACGGTTATCAGTCCGATTACTTTGGCGGAAAGTTAAAGTCGGCTGCTAATCGTTTTACTTTTGGAAATGTAGATTATACTGAACAAAATCTAGCTAACCAGTCTACTGCTAACGTAAAGAAACGTTCCGTGTTTGCCAGTGCACAAGTAGGATATAAATCTAGGATTTATTTAGATGTGACTTCCCGTAACGATTGGTCATCTACATTCAAAGGAACGAACACCAAGTCATTTTTCTATCCTTCTATCGGACTCTCGGGCATTATAACCGATCTCTTTCATTGCAGTACAGATGTAATGCCTTATATGAAACTGCGTATATCGTATTCGGAAGTTGGTAATTCTCCTGATCCGTATCGAGCTACTACTAGTTATGGATTTGTTGGCGGCGTTCCTGTTACTCAAACTCGTCGTCCTAATCCAAATCTGAAGCCTGAACGTACTAAATCATGGGAAGTAGGTGCTAATTTTGTTTTCTTTAAAAATAGATTGAAACTGGATGCATCACTGTATAGCTCACGAACTTATAACCAATTTTTCGATCGTACGCTTTCTTCTACTACCGGATATATAAATGAAACGGTTAATGGTGGTCGCGTAGACAATAAAGGTCTTGAATTGTCTTTGCGCTATGAGGATCACTGGGGAGGCTTTGGTTGGAATTCTTATTTGACTTATTCTTTAAATAGAAATAAGGTGGCAGAACTATTGAGAAATTATGAAGACCCTTATTCACATGAACTTACTACATTAGATAAGATAGACATGGGAGGAACAAGCATGTATAAAATGCTGCTGTTTGAGGGGGGCTCAATTGGAGATATCTATGTGAATACTCTTCGTACAGATGAGCATGGAGCTATTTACGTTCACCCTTCCGATCAGCAAGTTGTAACTCAACCCGATGTTTTTGTGAAAGCCGGTAACAGTGCTCCTAAGTATAATCTTGGCTGGGGCAATACTTTCACTTATAAAAGTATATCATTGGGATGCTTGTTTACAACGCGTGTAGGTGGAATTGTTGTGTCCCAAACACAGGCTGTAATGGATGCCTTCGGGGCTTCAAAGGCTACTGCCGATGCCCGCGATAATGGAGGAGCTATCGTTAATGGTCGTCCTATTGGAGCAGAAGACTACTATCACAACAAGATTGGAAGTGGTGGTGGTCAGGGAGGAATTGGTTCTATGTACACTTATAGTGCAACCAACGTTCGCTTGGCTGAACTGTCGCTGGGATATGATGTACCGATCACTCAATATGTGAATTGGATGAAAGGACTGAATGTCTCTTTTATTGGCAAGAATCTCTTCTTTCTTTATAGAAAAGCTCCGTTTGATCCGGAACTGACTGCAAGTACCGGCACTTATTTTCAAGGCATTGATATGTTTATGTCACCAAGCTTGCGTAATCTAGGATTTTCAGTAAAAGTTAAATTCTAATTAACCTTAAAATTTAGAAGATATGAGATTGAATAAAATATTATCATGGAACAAGCTTTCTGTTATTGGAATGTCTTTGATTCTATTAAATAATACTTCGTGTATTGACTATGCGGATAACGTAAATCCGAATGAACTCACCGAGGAAATGATGGTGGTGGATGACCTGAAAACAGGGGCTTTCTTCTCGCAGATGTTGCGCAGGGTTGTTATCATCAGTGATGGTGGTACACTGGATTCTGACTATCAAATTGCTCAGAATCTGTCGCATGATCTTTTTTCCGGTTATATTGCTGCTACGCTGGGTTCTACCAATCACAATGGGCAGTATAATTTTCAGGAACAATGGGTAAATGCCACATTTAATTATGCTTATACCGGTATTATGGCTCCTTGGTCGAATATTCATAAAATAGCGACTGAACAGAAATTACCGGAAATTGACGCGTTGGTCACGGTAGTAAAGGTGGAAGGTATGCACCGTATTGCCGATAGCTTCGGCCCGATACCTTATGTGAATTTTCCCTCTTCCAGTCTATACGATCCGTTGGATCAGGTTTATAGCAAATTCTTTGAAGAGCTGGATAATGCCATTGAAGTTTTAGGTAACTATGTGAATGGCAATAAAGACGCGAAATTGATGAGCGATTATGATTACGTATATGGTGGTGATGTAAAAAAGTGGGTAAAATTTGCTAATACACTGCGTTTACGCCTTGCTATTCGCATTGCTTACGCCAACTCTTCGCTAGCTAAGCAAGAAGCTGAAAAATCAGTGCAAAATATGTTCGGCTTTATTGAGAGCAAAGCAGATCGTGCCGAACTTTCACATGGTTCGCTAAATTATCATCATCCGTTACAAGAAATTGCTTATAATTTCAATGCAGGTGACTGCCGTCCTGGCGCCTCAATCGTTGCTTATATGGATGCTTTGAATGATCCGCGTATTAGCAGCTATTTTACTGCTGCTGCTGATGGTAAATATCATGGCGTACGTATCGGTATCACAACAAGTAATATGAGTAACTATCAGGGTAATAAAATCTCAAATTTGAATATGAATCGTACTTCTACCCCTGTAGTGTGGATGACGGCTGCAGAATCATTCTTTCTGCGTGCTGAAGGTGCATTGCGTGGCTGGAACATGGGAGCAGGTACGGCCAAATCATTTTACGAGCAAGGCGTACGTGCGTCATTCGCAGAAAATACTGCTGGTAGTGCCGATACTTATTTAGCTGATGTTACGTTGACTCCGAATTCTTTCACAGATAATGTTGGTAGTGATAATTATACTTTTAAAAGTAAAGTGACTTCAGCATGGAATGACAAGGCTGATTTTGAAGGACAGCTGGAGCGTATTATTACGCAGAAATGGATTGCAATGTATCCTGACGGACCCGAAGGATGGAGCGAATATCGTCGTACAGGATATCCTGAATTAATACCTGTTGTGAAAAATAGTAGTAACGGTGCCGTTGATACTCAATTGCAAGTTCGTCGTTTACCTTATACGCGTGACGAAAAGATCAATAATGCTGTTGGAGTTGCCAGTGGTATTGCTGCTCTAGGTGGCCAAGATAATGGTGGAACAAAACTATGGTGGGATAAGAAGTCTCGATAATAATGGAATGAACATTGTTTAATGTTAAAGATAAATACAATGAAAATAGAAATAACAAGCTTGCTGACTTTCTGTGTCGGAACATTTCTTCTCTATAGCTGCGATACAGATGTTGAGCCGTTACAAATTCAGAAACTGAAAACTTATGATGAACAATATTTTCAGAATGTACGTGACTATAAGAAGAGTAATCATGAGATAAGTTATGCATATT contains these protein-coding regions:
- a CDS encoding RNA polymerase sigma-70 factor; this encodes MRIPFHENAKDQLFQKLYEDYYAPFCLFAKRYIDDACIREDIVSDVFASLWSKRNELELKSETTIAFLKMCVRNSCLNYLKHQNYEIDYAVMCNSRAPLYATSPESVYTLEELYELLNETLKKLPENYRTVFVKSFFEGKTHAEIAEEMNLSVKSIDRYKQKTVELLRNELKDYLPLLILLLVHE
- a CDS encoding FecR domain-containing protein, with the translated sequence MEAIDTKAAFLRTKHKISSEKAKQVRTQLMRYAAMLTIPLLFTSLLFGYLYLSDSSSSEMQYAEVSTASGAIIRYELPDKSIVWLNSGSKLRYPVKFKGDRREVELEGEGYFQVKADKKHPFYVNTSTGLNVYVYGTHFNVSAYSDDDYVETVLEEGKVNVILPGSENEIRLEPGQGLLYNESTQKTSKSEMDVYEKTAWKDGKLIFRNASLEDVLKKLSRHFNVDIQLKNLSGKEYKYRATFTRENLNQILDYLSKSASLKWKSEEPVQQKDDTFTQKKIIVTLY
- a CDS encoding SusC/RagA family TonB-linked outer membrane protein, which encodes MKISLVLLFFVALQLNATTGFAQRTRGPISKSNSSIEQVLNLIEQTSDYVFLYNDKTINTNRIVSVNNKSGKIPEILDEIFHGTNITYTIVDKQIILSTNKMNAVAQQSDFTVKGMVKDTKGEALIGVNIKVKGSTTGTITDIDGNFSLQAKKGAVFIVSYTGYTSKNITIADARLLNIVLEEDRIQLGEVVVTALGIKKEAKSLSYNVQQVNSDEITRIADANFVNNLNGKVAGVTINASSSGVGGSSRVVMRGTKSLFGNNNALYVVDGIPMSDMNSASTQPTGSYEGAGQSGDPISGLNPDDIESISILSGPSAAALYGGVAANGVVMITTKKGKEGRTSVTISNNTTFSAPLVLPKFQNTYGPTEVGSYDSWGTKLSTPSNYDPKDFFQTGLNVTNTASLSTGTDKNQTYVSLGTTNANGIIHNNNYERYNATVRNVSKMLKDKLTLDLSVMLSSVKEQNMTSQGLYLNPLVSLYLFPAGDDFSKVQSYERYNAGRHVVTQYWPYSTSLPMQNPYWITEHINIPNHKNRYAATASVKYDFAKWINLNARVKMDRNNERRERMYDAGTNTLFASKYGYYSKSNIESKQVYGELLLNINKYFVDNTLNVTANIGANFEDNGYQSDYFGGKLKSAANRFTFGNVDYTEQNLANQSTANVKKRSVFASAQVGYKSRIYLDVTSRNDWSSTFKGTNTKSFFYPSIGLSGIITDLFHCSTDVMPYMKLRISYSEVGNSPDPYRATTSYGFVGGVPVTQTRRPNPNLKPERTKSWEVGANFVFFKNRLKLDASLYSSRTYNQFFDRTLSSTTGYINETVNGGRVDNKGLELSLRYEDHWGGFGWNSYLTYSLNRNKVAELLRNYEDPYSHELTTLDKIDMGGTSMYKMLLFEGGSIGDIYVNTLRTDEHGAIYVHPSDQQVVTQPDVFVKAGNSAPKYNLGWGNTFTYKSISLGCLFTTRVGGIVVSQTQAVMDAFGASKATADARDNGGAIVNGRPIGAEDYYHNKIGSGGGQGGIGSMYTYSATNVRLAELSLGYDVPITQYVNWMKGLNVSFIGKNLFFLYRKAPFDPELTASTGTYFQGIDMFMSPSLRNLGFSVKVKF
- a CDS encoding SusD/RagB family nutrient-binding outer membrane lipoprotein, with product MRLNKILSWNKLSVIGMSLILLNNTSCIDYADNVNPNELTEEMMVVDDLKTGAFFSQMLRRVVIISDGGTLDSDYQIAQNLSHDLFSGYIAATLGSTNHNGQYNFQEQWVNATFNYAYTGIMAPWSNIHKIATEQKLPEIDALVTVVKVEGMHRIADSFGPIPYVNFPSSSLYDPLDQVYSKFFEELDNAIEVLGNYVNGNKDAKLMSDYDYVYGGDVKKWVKFANTLRLRLAIRIAYANSSLAKQEAEKSVQNMFGFIESKADRAELSHGSLNYHHPLQEIAYNFNAGDCRPGASIVAYMDALNDPRISSYFTAAADGKYHGVRIGITTSNMSNYQGNKISNLNMNRTSTPVVWMTAAESFFLRAEGALRGWNMGAGTAKSFYEQGVRASFAENTAGSADTYLADVTLTPNSFTDNVGSDNYTFKSKVTSAWNDKADFEGQLERIITQKWIAMYPDGPEGWSEYRRTGYPELIPVVKNSSNGAVDTQLQVRRLPYTRDEKINNAVGVASGIAALGGQDNGGTKLWWDKKSR